Proteins encoded together in one Dechloromonas sp. HYN0024 window:
- a CDS encoding RNA polymerase sigma factor: MFGQGFPVFPYNAQELSEETTLSSPQQLSSFLESVERRAFKQAMFAVHDEDAALDIVQDAMLKLAEKYGDRPDEEYPMLFQRILQNTIRDYYRRSKVRSMWTTLLSAFSPDDDDDHDPLETLAADEDDAGPRTPESQLQQAQTLNLIEDEIKKLPARQREAFLMRYWEDMDVAETAAAMGCSEGSVKTHCSRATHALAAALSARGIKL, translated from the coding sequence ATTTTCGGTCAAGGTTTCCCGGTATTTCCCTATAATGCTCAAGAACTTTCGGAAGAGACGACCCTGTCATCCCCCCAACAACTTTCCAGTTTTCTTGAATCTGTCGAACGCCGCGCCTTCAAACAGGCGATGTTCGCCGTGCACGATGAAGACGCCGCCCTGGATATCGTTCAGGATGCCATGCTCAAGTTGGCGGAAAAGTACGGCGACCGCCCCGACGAAGAGTACCCGATGCTCTTCCAGCGCATCCTGCAGAACACCATCCGCGACTACTACCGGCGGAGCAAGGTTCGCTCGATGTGGACCACCCTGCTCTCGGCCTTCTCGCCGGATGACGACGATGATCACGACCCGCTGGAAACCCTCGCCGCGGACGAAGACGATGCCGGGCCACGAACACCGGAAAGCCAGCTGCAACAGGCGCAAACACTCAATCTGATCGAAGACGAAATAAAAAAGCTGCCAGCACGTCAACGGGAAGCCTTCCTCATGCGTTATTGGGAAGACATGGACGTCGCCGAAACCGCAGCGGCGATGGGCTGCTCAGAAGGCAGCGTAAAAACCCATTGCTCGCGCGCCACTCACGCGCTGGCAGCCGCCCTGTCGGCAAGAGGCATAAAACTATGA
- the ilvB gene encoding biosynthetic-type acetolactate synthase large subunit has product MMISGAEIVIRCLQEEKVDCVFGYPGGSVLHIYDALFKQDQVKHILVRHEQAAVHAADAYSRSSQRVGVALVTSGPGVTNTVTGIATAYMDSIPMVVLTGQVPSFYIGQDAFQECDAVGITRPCVKHNFLVKDVKDLAVTIKKAFHIASTGRPGPVVVDIPKDITAQMCEFDYPKTIQMRSYNPVVKGHLGQIKKAVQILQEAKRPIIYTGGGVILSDAAEQLTRLAHKLNFPVTNTLMGLGGYPATDKQFVGMLGMHGTFEANNAMHYADVILAIGARFDDRVIGNPEHFGEEKRRVIHIDIDPSSISKRVKVDVPIVGNVPDVLEEIMKLMDGGFKTDPDVANWWKQIDEWRGRESLRYKQAEHIMPQFVMEKLYEVTGGNAFVTSDVGQHQMFAAQYYKFDKPRRWINSGGLGTMGVGLPYGMGVLMANPDAQVACVTGEGSIQMCIQELSTCKQYGFPIKIINLNNGMLGMVRQWQEMFYSKRYSQSYVTSLPDFVKLAEAYGHVGMKIEKPEDVEPALRKAFTEHKDDLVFMDFIIDPGANVFPMVAAGKGLTEMILAEDL; this is encoded by the coding sequence ATGATGATCAGCGGTGCAGAAATTGTAATCAGGTGCCTGCAAGAAGAAAAGGTCGATTGTGTATTCGGTTACCCCGGTGGTTCCGTTTTGCACATTTACGACGCGCTTTTCAAGCAGGATCAGGTCAAACACATTCTTGTTCGCCATGAACAGGCAGCTGTGCACGCGGCTGATGCCTACTCGCGCTCTTCGCAGCGCGTCGGCGTCGCCCTCGTGACCTCCGGTCCTGGCGTGACCAACACGGTGACCGGTATTGCCACGGCCTACATGGACTCCATTCCGATGGTCGTGCTGACCGGCCAGGTGCCGTCGTTCTACATCGGCCAGGATGCTTTCCAGGAGTGTGATGCGGTCGGTATCACCCGGCCCTGCGTCAAGCACAACTTCCTGGTCAAGGATGTCAAGGATCTGGCCGTCACCATCAAGAAGGCCTTCCACATCGCTTCGACCGGTCGTCCCGGCCCGGTGGTCGTTGATATCCCCAAGGACATCACGGCCCAGATGTGCGAATTCGATTACCCGAAGACGATCCAGATGCGTTCGTACAACCCGGTGGTCAAGGGGCATCTTGGACAGATCAAGAAGGCCGTGCAGATTCTGCAGGAAGCCAAGCGCCCGATCATCTATACCGGGGGTGGGGTTATTCTTTCCGATGCCGCCGAGCAACTGACCCGTCTGGCCCACAAGCTGAATTTCCCGGTGACCAATACCCTGATGGGCCTGGGCGGCTATCCGGCGACCGACAAGCAGTTCGTCGGCATGCTCGGCATGCACGGCACCTTCGAAGCCAATAACGCCATGCACTACGCCGATGTGATTCTGGCCATCGGTGCCCGCTTCGACGACCGCGTCATCGGCAACCCCGAGCATTTTGGCGAAGAGAAGCGCCGGGTTATCCATATCGATATCGATCCGTCGTCGATTTCCAAGCGGGTCAAAGTCGATGTGCCTATCGTCGGCAATGTGCCGGACGTGCTCGAAGAAATCATGAAGCTGATGGATGGCGGGTTCAAGACCGATCCGGATGTCGCCAACTGGTGGAAGCAGATCGACGAGTGGCGCGGCCGCGAGTCGCTGCGCTACAAGCAGGCCGAACACATCATGCCGCAGTTCGTCATGGAAAAGCTCTACGAAGTCACCGGCGGCAATGCCTTCGTGACTTCGGACGTCGGCCAGCACCAGATGTTCGCTGCCCAGTACTACAAGTTCGACAAGCCCCGTCGCTGGATCAATTCCGGTGGTCTGGGCACCATGGGTGTCGGCCTGCCGTACGGCATGGGCGTGCTCATGGCCAATCCGGATGCGCAGGTTGCCTGCGTCACCGGCGAAGGCTCGATCCAGATGTGTATCCAGGAACTGTCGACCTGCAAGCAGTACGGCTTCCCGATCAAGATCATCAACCTCAACAACGGCATGCTCGGCATGGTCCGCCAGTGGCAGGAAATGTTCTATTCCAAGCGCTACTCGCAGTCCTACGTGACCTCGCTGCCCGATTTCGTCAAGCTGGCCGAAGCCTACGGTCACGTCGGCATGAAGATCGAAAAGCCGGAAGACGTCGAACCCGCCTTGCGCAAGGCCTTCACCGAGCACAAGGATGATCTGGTGTTCATGGACTTCATCATTGATCCGGGTGCCAACGTCTTCCCGATGGTGGCGGCCGGCAAGGGATTGACCGAAATGATCCTCGCTGAAGATCTGTAA
- the ilvN gene encoding acetolactate synthase small subunit has protein sequence MQRHIISILIENESGALSRVAGLFSARGYNIESLTVAPTEDPSLSRMTILTSGSDEVLEQITKQLNKLIDVVKVVDLSEAAHVERELMLIKVRATGKDREEMKRMADIFRGRIIDVTESTYVIELTGASSKLDSFIAALDAGLILETVRTGVCGIGRGDRILKV, from the coding sequence ATGCAGCGACACATCATTTCCATCCTGATCGAAAACGAATCGGGTGCACTTTCCCGCGTGGCCGGGCTCTTCTCGGCGCGTGGCTACAACATTGAATCGCTCACCGTGGCACCGACGGAAGATCCCTCGCTGTCCCGGATGACCATCCTGACTTCCGGCTCCGACGAGGTGCTTGAACAGATCACGAAACAGCTCAACAAGCTGATCGACGTGGTCAAGGTGGTCGATCTCTCCGAAGCTGCTCATGTCGAGCGTGAACTGATGCTGATCAAGGTTCGCGCCACCGGCAAGGACCGTGAAGAGATGAAGCGGATGGCCGATATTTTCCGTGGTCGTATCATCGACGTCACGGAATCGACCTATGTCATCGAGTTGACCGGCGCAAGCTCCAAGCTCGACTCCTTCATCGCCGCGCTTGATGCCGGCCTGATTCTCGAAACCGTCCGTACTGGTGTCTGTGGCATCGGTCGCGGCGATCGTATTCTAAAAGTTTAA
- the ilvC gene encoding ketol-acid reductoisomerase, with protein sequence MKVYYDKDADLSLIKGKKVTIVGYGSQGHAHAQNLKDSGVKVTVGLRKDGASWKKAEAAGLKVEEIAKAVKGADVVMILLPDENIPQVYNEEVAPNLKKGAALAFAHGFNVHYNQVVPRADVDVIMVAPKGPGHTVRSEYLKGGGVPSLIAVYQDVTKKAKDIALSYAAANGGTKGGVIETNFREETETDLFGEQAVLCGGAVELVKMGFETLTEAGYAPEMAYFECLHELKLIVDLMYEGGIANMNYSISNNAEFGEYVTGTEVINEQSRAAMRNALKRIQNGDYAKMFILEGRTNYPAMTARRRLNAEHPIETVGSKLRDMMPWIKKNKLVDQTKN encoded by the coding sequence ATGAAAGTTTATTACGACAAGGACGCCGATCTCTCCCTCATCAAGGGCAAGAAGGTCACCATCGTTGGTTACGGCTCGCAGGGCCATGCTCACGCCCAGAACCTCAAGGATTCCGGCGTCAAGGTCACGGTTGGCCTGCGCAAGGATGGCGCTTCCTGGAAGAAGGCCGAAGCGGCCGGTCTCAAGGTTGAAGAAATCGCCAAGGCCGTCAAGGGCGCCGACGTGGTCATGATCCTCCTGCCGGACGAAAACATTCCGCAGGTGTACAACGAAGAAGTCGCCCCGAACCTCAAGAAGGGCGCTGCCTTGGCCTTCGCACACGGTTTCAACGTGCATTACAACCAGGTCGTGCCGCGCGCCGATGTGGACGTCATCATGGTCGCCCCCAAGGGCCCTGGCCACACCGTGCGTTCCGAGTACCTCAAGGGTGGCGGCGTGCCGTCCCTGATCGCGGTGTACCAGGACGTCACCAAGAAGGCCAAGGACATCGCCCTGTCCTACGCTGCTGCCAACGGCGGCACCAAGGGTGGCGTCATTGAAACCAACTTCCGCGAAGAAACCGAGACCGACCTCTTCGGCGAACAGGCTGTTCTGTGCGGCGGCGCCGTCGAACTCGTCAAGATGGGCTTCGAAACCCTGACTGAAGCCGGCTACGCGCCGGAAATGGCCTACTTCGAGTGCCTGCACGAACTCAAGCTGATCGTCGACCTGATGTACGAAGGCGGCATCGCCAACATGAACTACTCGATCTCCAACAACGCGGAGTTCGGCGAGTACGTGACCGGTACGGAAGTCATCAACGAGCAGTCGCGTGCTGCCATGCGCAATGCCCTGAAGCGCATCCAGAACGGTGACTACGCCAAGATGTTCATCCTCGAAGGCCGTACCAACTACCCGGCCATGACGGCTCGCCGTCGCCTCAATGCCGAGCATCCGATCGAGACCGTCGGTTCGAAGCTGCGCGACATGATGCCGTGGATCAAGAAGAACAAGCTCGTCGACCAAACCAAGAACTAA
- the pssA gene encoding CDP-diacylglycerol--serine O-phosphatidyltransferase encodes MTELKPRKSLFNPEIKRRGIYVLPNLFTTAALFAGFFAIVQAMQGDFARAAMAIFVAMVLDGLDGRVARLTNTQSAFGAEYDSLSDMVSFGAAPALVMYEWALRDMGRLGWIAAFIYCACAALRLARFNTTLEVMDKRYFQGLPSPAAAALVAGLVWVMIETGVAGNDVRWFACGLTLFAGLTMVSNIRFYSFKDVNLKKSVPFFVIAAIALGFALVAYSPEIAMFGFFVIYGLSGYVQAAIGLLKRKAS; translated from the coding sequence ATGACCGAACTCAAACCCCGTAAATCGCTGTTCAATCCGGAAATCAAGCGGCGCGGTATTTACGTGCTGCCCAACCTGTTCACCACGGCAGCCCTGTTTGCCGGCTTCTTCGCCATCGTGCAGGCGATGCAGGGTGACTTTGCCCGGGCCGCGATGGCTATTTTCGTGGCCATGGTCCTTGACGGACTCGATGGTCGTGTGGCCCGCCTGACCAATACCCAGTCGGCTTTCGGGGCCGAATACGATTCGCTGTCGGACATGGTCAGTTTCGGTGCCGCACCGGCGCTTGTCATGTATGAATGGGCCTTGCGCGACATGGGGCGCCTGGGCTGGATCGCTGCCTTCATCTATTGTGCCTGCGCAGCGTTGCGTCTGGCCCGCTTCAACACGACCCTGGAAGTCATGGACAAGCGCTATTTTCAGGGTCTGCCGTCGCCGGCGGCAGCCGCGCTGGTGGCCGGGCTGGTCTGGGTGATGATCGAGACTGGCGTGGCTGGTAATGATGTGCGCTGGTTTGCCTGCGGGCTGACCTTGTTTGCCGGCCTGACCATGGTTTCGAATATTCGCTTTTACAGTTTCAAGGACGTCAATCTTAAAAAGAGCGTGCCTTTCTTCGTGATTGCCGCCATTGCCCTGGGTTTTGCCCTGGTCGCCTATAGTCCGGAAATTGCCATGTTCGGCTTCTTCGTCATTTATGGTCTGTCGGGTTATGTTCAGGCCGCGATTGGCTTGCTCAAGCGCAAAGCCTCGTAG
- a CDS encoding 2-isopropylmalate synthase has translation MKQHLVIFDTTLRDGEQSPGASMTREEKIRVARQLEKMRVDVIEAGFAAASPGDFESIQAIAHAIKDSTICSLARANENDILRAGEAIKPAKSGRIHTFIATSPIHMEKKLRMSPDQVVEQAVKSIGWARQYTDDIEFSAEDAGRSEIDFLCRIFEAVIKAGATTINVPDTVGYAIPFQYADTIRQLIERVPNADKVVWSVHCHNDLGLAVSNSLAAVLAGARQVECTINGLGERAGNAALEEIVMAVRTRPDVFSLETRIDTTQIVPASKLISQITGYPVQPNKAVVGANAFAHESGIHQDGVLKHRETYEIMRAQDVGWSQNKLVLGKHSGRNAFKSRLQELGIELESDEAVNAAFARFKELADRKHEIFDEDLHALVSDEVVTPDQEHYKLLYSHVCSETGEMPHAKVILSVGGVEQKGEAGGGGPVDATFKAIESIVNSGAQLMLYSVNAITTGTDAQGEVTTRLTKGERVVNGNGADTDIVIASARSYLNALNKLHSALDKVKAQGDV, from the coding sequence ATGAAACAGCATCTGGTTATTTTCGACACCACCCTGCGTGACGGCGAGCAAAGTCCCGGCGCCTCGATGACGCGGGAAGAGAAGATTCGCGTTGCCCGTCAGCTCGAAAAAATGCGCGTCGATGTCATCGAGGCCGGTTTTGCCGCCGCATCCCCCGGTGATTTTGAATCGATCCAGGCGATCGCCCATGCCATCAAGGATTCGACCATCTGCTCGCTGGCCCGCGCCAACGAAAACGACATCCTGCGCGCCGGCGAGGCCATCAAGCCGGCCAAGTCGGGGCGTATCCATACCTTCATCGCCACGTCGCCGATTCACATGGAGAAGAAGCTGCGCATGTCGCCCGACCAGGTGGTGGAGCAGGCCGTCAAGTCGATTGGCTGGGCTCGCCAGTACACCGACGATATCGAGTTTTCGGCCGAGGATGCCGGTCGTTCGGAAATCGATTTCCTCTGCCGAATTTTCGAGGCTGTGATCAAAGCCGGGGCGACCACCATCAATGTGCCGGATACCGTGGGCTATGCCATTCCCTTCCAGTACGCCGACACCATCCGCCAGCTGATCGAGCGTGTGCCGAATGCGGACAAGGTGGTGTGGTCGGTGCATTGCCATAACGATCTCGGGCTGGCTGTCTCCAATTCGCTCGCCGCCGTGCTGGCCGGCGCTCGGCAGGTCGAATGCACGATCAATGGGCTGGGTGAACGGGCTGGCAATGCTGCCCTCGAGGAAATCGTCATGGCGGTGCGTACCCGCCCCGATGTTTTTTCGCTCGAAACCCGTATCGATACAACGCAGATCGTTCCCGCTTCCAAGCTGATTTCGCAGATTACCGGCTACCCGGTGCAGCCCAACAAGGCCGTGGTCGGCGCCAATGCCTTCGCGCACGAGTCGGGCATCCACCAGGACGGCGTGCTCAAGCATCGCGAAACCTACGAAATCATGCGCGCTCAGGATGTCGGCTGGTCGCAGAACAAGCTGGTGCTCGGCAAGCATTCCGGCCGCAACGCCTTCAAGAGTCGCCTGCAGGAACTGGGTATCGAGCTGGAAAGCGACGAGGCCGTCAATGCCGCCTTTGCCCGCTTCAAGGAACTGGCTGACCGCAAACACGAGATTTTTGATGAAGACTTGCATGCGCTGGTCTCCGATGAGGTCGTCACGCCAGACCAGGAGCACTACAAGCTCCTCTATTCGCATGTCTGTTCGGAAACCGGGGAGATGCCCCACGCCAAGGTCATCCTGAGTGTCGGCGGTGTTGAACAAAAGGGTGAAGCGGGGGGCGGCGGGCCAGTTGATGCTACCTTCAAGGCCATCGAAAGCATCGTCAATAGTGGCGCGCAGCTGATGCTGTATTCAGTCAACGCGATTACTACCGGCACCGATGCTCAGGGTGAGGTGACGACCCGTCTGACCAAGGGCGAGCGTGTGGTCAACGGCAATGGAGCGGATACGGATATCGTCATCGCTTCCGCGCGTTCCTATCTGAATGCCCTGAACAAGCTGCATTCGGCCCTCGATAAGGTGAAGGCACAGGGCGACGTCTGA
- a CDS encoding DUF2069 domain-containing protein, with translation MTSATRYQISASACLIALIFLCLAWEGWLAPLRPGGSWMVLKGAFLLVPLFGILRGKRYTYKWLSLFIQFYLMEGLLRATSDQGLSQQLAIGETILATLLFVLTILFVRATRGSPPKEKAA, from the coding sequence TTGACATCCGCCACCCGCTACCAGATTTCCGCCAGTGCCTGCCTGATCGCGCTGATTTTCCTCTGCCTGGCCTGGGAAGGCTGGCTGGCACCGCTCCGGCCGGGCGGCTCGTGGATGGTATTGAAAGGGGCGTTTCTGCTTGTCCCGCTGTTCGGCATCCTGCGCGGCAAGCGCTACACCTACAAGTGGCTGTCACTATTCATCCAGTTTTACCTGATGGAAGGTTTGCTCCGCGCCACCAGCGACCAAGGATTGAGCCAGCAACTGGCCATCGGTGAAACCATCCTCGCGACGCTCCTCTTCGTCCTGACCATCCTCTTCGTCCGCGCCACCCGCGGCAGCCCCCCCAAAGAAAAAGCCGCCTAG
- the wrbA gene encoding NAD(P)H:quinone oxidoreductase: MQDILVLYYSHRGSVRALAERIAAGIESVPGMQARLRTVPRVSTTCEATTPEVPESGAPYVELADLDECVGLALGSPVRFGNMAAPMKYFWDGTIADWQNGTLVDKPACVFTSSGSQHGGNESTLLSMMLPLLHHGMVITGLPFTEAELSSTSAGGTPYGPSHVAGPTGSPALTEAESRLAFVQGQRLANLAKKLSQP; this comes from the coding sequence ATGCAAGATATACTCGTCCTCTATTACAGCCACCGTGGCTCGGTTCGCGCCCTGGCCGAACGGATTGCCGCCGGCATCGAGTCAGTCCCCGGCATGCAGGCCCGCCTGCGCACCGTTCCCCGTGTCTCGACCACCTGCGAAGCCACCACCCCGGAAGTGCCGGAGTCTGGTGCGCCCTATGTCGAACTGGCCGACCTTGATGAATGCGTCGGTCTGGCCCTGGGCAGCCCGGTTCGCTTCGGTAACATGGCGGCACCGATGAAATATTTCTGGGATGGCACCATTGCCGACTGGCAGAACGGCACGCTGGTCGACAAGCCGGCCTGTGTCTTTACCTCCAGCGGTAGCCAGCACGGCGGCAATGAAAGCACCCTGCTGTCGATGATGCTTCCGCTCCTGCACCACGGCATGGTGATCACCGGCCTGCCCTTTACCGAAGCCGAACTTTCTTCGACCAGCGCTGGCGGCACGCCCTATGGGCCGAGCCATGTAGCCGGACCAACCGGAAGCCCGGCCTTGACCGAAGCAGAGAGTCGCCTGGCTTTTGTCCAGGGCCAGCGGCTAGCCAACCTCGCCAAAAAACTGAGCCAACCTTGA
- a CDS encoding YhjD/YihY/BrkB family envelope integrity protein: MPNPSRTRRGHAPQPRTVGIFRRFLSENMMQTSAALAFTTLMALVPLVAVVLSVAGAVPYLDLLVARLDLLIREALLPPGAAGAIAGNIGKFSHKAQNLTLAGIAVLSVTAFLLMHTIERAFNHLWHVEPRPLLDRLRLYAFVMAVWPFVLGAVAGAMSFAVTTSLGWFDEPIWFRRFALKAVAVLILGLFFSFLYYAVPNAQVTRRAALAGGVFATLAFSLMQKFFESFLVSSAMLKSIYGAFAAFPVFLVWLHLSWAVVLFGGLIAASIKRPAKR; encoded by the coding sequence ATGCCAAACCCCTCCCGAACTCGTCGCGGCCATGCGCCGCAGCCACGGACCGTCGGTATCTTTCGCCGCTTTCTCAGCGAGAACATGATGCAGACCAGTGCTGCGCTGGCGTTCACGACCCTGATGGCACTGGTGCCTCTGGTCGCCGTTGTGTTGTCAGTGGCGGGTGCGGTGCCCTATCTCGATCTGCTGGTTGCCCGCCTCGATCTGTTGATTCGCGAGGCCTTGCTGCCGCCAGGTGCCGCCGGGGCTATTGCCGGCAACATCGGAAAATTCTCTCATAAGGCGCAGAACCTGACGCTGGCCGGTATCGCCGTGCTCAGCGTCACGGCATTCTTGCTCATGCATACCATCGAGCGGGCCTTTAACCACCTCTGGCATGTCGAGCCGCGTCCCTTGCTCGATCGCCTGCGTCTCTATGCATTTGTTATGGCTGTCTGGCCATTTGTGCTGGGGGCGGTGGCCGGTGCCATGTCCTTTGCCGTGACGACCTCGCTGGGCTGGTTCGACGAGCCGATCTGGTTTCGTCGCTTTGCCCTGAAAGCCGTGGCCGTGCTGATCCTAGGTCTGTTCTTCTCGTTTCTCTATTACGCCGTACCGAATGCCCAGGTGACGCGGCGTGCAGCGCTGGCCGGTGGTGTTTTCGCAACGCTGGCATTTTCGCTCATGCAGAAGTTTTTCGAGAGTTTTCTGGTTAGCTCGGCCATGCTCAAAAGCATCTATGGTGCCTTTGCCGCCTTTCCGGTATTTCTCGTCTGGCTTCACCTGTCGTGGGCGGTAGTCTTGTTTGGCGGGCTGATTGCCGCCAGTATCAAGCGTCCGGCAAAACGTTGA
- the rpsP gene encoding 30S ribosomal protein S16, whose translation MVVIRLARGGAKKRPFYNMVVTDSRNRRDGRFVERIGFYNPVASGNAESLRVAVDRLAYWQSNGAQLSPTVARLVKQHAAQQAA comes from the coding sequence ATGGTTGTTATCCGTCTTGCCCGTGGTGGCGCCAAGAAGCGCCCGTTCTACAACATGGTTGTTACCGATTCCCGCAATCGTCGTGATGGCCGTTTCGTTGAGCGTATCGGCTTCTACAACCCGGTTGCTTCCGGCAATGCAGAATCCCTGCGTGTTGCCGTCGACCGTCTGGCCTACTGGCAGAGCAATGGCGCCCAGCTGTCGCCGACCGTTGCCCGTCTGGTCAAGCAGCACGCCGCTCAACAAGCTGCCTAA
- the rimM gene encoding ribosome maturation factor RimM (Essential for efficient processing of 16S rRNA) — protein MTGNDIVVLGRLADPYGIQGRLWLYPFGDDPLAWAEMPVWWISREGEPWRECRLKSLKAHGNGLVVLLDGVADRSTAESMKGVLVGAPREALPTTDKNEFYWTDLIGLEVVNSADERLGKVVGLIETGANAVLRVLGDDQVERLLPFVSAVVLAVEKEAGQIRVEWGSDW, from the coding sequence TTGACCGGCAACGATATCGTCGTATTGGGTCGGCTGGCCGACCCCTACGGGATTCAGGGCAGGCTTTGGTTGTACCCCTTTGGTGACGATCCGCTGGCCTGGGCAGAAATGCCTGTCTGGTGGATTTCCCGAGAAGGCGAGCCGTGGCGCGAATGCAGGCTGAAAAGCCTGAAAGCCCACGGCAACGGTCTGGTCGTGCTGTTGGATGGTGTCGCCGATCGTTCCACCGCCGAATCGATGAAGGGTGTTCTGGTCGGGGCGCCGCGTGAAGCGTTGCCGACGACCGACAAGAATGAGTTTTACTGGACTGATCTGATAGGTCTGGAGGTTGTCAATTCGGCTGATGAGCGGCTCGGCAAGGTGGTCGGTTTGATCGAAACCGGTGCCAATGCCGTGTTGCGCGTGCTCGGCGATGACCAGGTCGAGCGTCTGCTGCCGTTTGTTTCGGCCGTGGTGCTGGCGGTAGAGAAGGAAGCCGGGCAGATTCGAGTGGAGTGGGGCAGCGACTGGTGA
- the trmD gene encoding tRNA (guanosine(37)-N1)-methyltransferase TrmD, protein MIRFDCITLFPEMFAAVTESGITRRALEEQRWGWQGWNPRDFAENTWRRIDDRPFGGGPGMLMQPGPLEKAIAAAKAQQREAGLAKSRVIYLSPQGAPLTHERVMQLATGDEGLILLCGRYEGIDERLIERCVDEEISIGDFVLSGGELPAMALIDAVVRQLPGVLGDAASAVEDSFVGGLLDCPHYTRPEVYEGAAVPEVLMSGDHKRIRRWRLKQSLARTRKRRPDLLAHRSLTAEEAQLLTEIVGEEQCGE, encoded by the coding sequence GTGATCCGGTTCGATTGCATCACCCTCTTTCCGGAGATGTTTGCGGCAGTAACGGAGAGTGGCATTACCCGTCGGGCGCTGGAAGAACAGCGCTGGGGGTGGCAAGGCTGGAATCCTCGTGATTTCGCCGAGAACACCTGGCGGCGGATCGATGATCGCCCTTTTGGTGGTGGGCCAGGCATGCTCATGCAGCCAGGGCCGCTCGAAAAGGCGATTGCTGCAGCCAAGGCGCAGCAGCGCGAGGCAGGGCTGGCCAAAAGCCGGGTCATCTACCTTTCGCCGCAGGGCGCACCGCTCACCCATGAAAGGGTGATGCAACTGGCGACTGGCGATGAAGGGCTGATCCTTCTTTGTGGCCGCTATGAAGGAATTGACGAGCGTCTGATCGAACGCTGTGTTGATGAAGAAATTTCGATCGGAGATTTTGTGCTTTCCGGTGGCGAGTTGCCGGCCATGGCGTTGATTGACGCCGTTGTCCGCCAGTTGCCGGGGGTACTTGGAGATGCCGCTTCGGCGGTGGAAGATTCGTTTGTCGGTGGTTTGCTCGATTGTCCCCACTACACCCGCCCGGAAGTTTACGAGGGCGCGGCAGTGCCGGAAGTTTTAATGTCGGGCGACCACAAAAGAATTCGTCGCTGGCGGCTCAAACAGTCGCTGGCCCGAACCCGGAAGCGCCGGCCGGATTTACTGGCGCACCGCAGTCTGACTGCGGAAGAAGCGCAACTCCTCACGGAAATCGTCGGAGAGGAGCAATGCGGTGAGTAA
- the rplS gene encoding 50S ribosomal protein L19 yields MNLIQQLEQEEIARLGKTIPDFAPGDTVVVQVKVKEGNRERLQAYEGVVIAKRNRGLNSAFTVRKISSGEGVERTFQSYSPLVASIEVKRRGDVRRAKLYYLRERSGKSARIKEKLVRKEKPVAAA; encoded by the coding sequence ATGAACCTGATTCAACAGCTGGAACAAGAAGAAATCGCCCGTCTGGGCAAGACCATTCCCGACTTCGCACCGGGCGACACCGTTGTCGTTCAGGTCAAGGTCAAGGAAGGTAACCGCGAGCGTCTGCAGGCTTACGAAGGCGTCGTTATCGCCAAGCGTAACCGCGGCCTGAACTCTGCTTTCACCGTTCGCAAGATCTCTTCCGGTGAAGGCGTCGAGCGTACTTTCCAGTCCTATTCGCCGCTGGTCGCTTCCATCGAAGTGAAGCGTCGTGGTGATGTCCGCCGCGCCAAGCTGTACTACCTGCGCGAGCGTTCTGGCAAGTCGGCACGTATCAAGGAAAAGCTGGTCCGCAAGGAAAAGCCGGTCGCCGCTGCATAA